Proteins from one Herpetosiphonaceae bacterium genomic window:
- a CDS encoding NADH-quinone oxidoreductase subunit M yields the protein MQSFLLSLIVWLPLVGALVLLFIPGLSDRTAKRLALVWSLAVFVVSLPLVPGLGFYNASEPGLQLVERVPWIARFGVDYHLAIDGIALWLVLLTTFLTPITILSTFDSVHTRVRSFEAFMLALETGMLGVFLAQDLFLFYIFWEFTLVPMYFLIGIWGGSRRIYATVKFFLYTFAASVLMLLAIIALYVLWGRNSFSLPDMVAAIQSGQFVLDQNLARWLFLAFFAAFAVKVPLWPFHSWLPDAHTEAPTAGSVILAGVLLKLGGYGFIRFNLQLFPEASRYFAFAIGVLAVIGIIYGAWIAYAQTDIKKLVAYSSVSHLGFVMLGIFALNPIGIHGAILQMVNHGLSTGALFLIVGMIYERRHTREIDAFGGLWKVMPVYTGMSLLIIMSSIGLPALNGFVGEATIMFGTLSSQVLGWEFAAFGLLGVILSAVYLLWMFRRVMMGDVNQATEKMRDATRLEIAMLVPVIALIILIGLYPTPFFQAMDQSVTALANGLAPVVATR from the coding sequence TTGCAAAGTTTTCTGCTTTCTTTGATTGTCTGGCTGCCCCTGGTGGGAGCGCTGGTCTTGCTGTTCATCCCCGGCCTCAGCGACCGCACCGCGAAGCGACTCGCGCTGGTCTGGAGTCTGGCGGTGTTTGTGGTATCGCTGCCGCTGGTGCCCGGCCTGGGCTTCTACAACGCAAGCGAGCCAGGGCTGCAACTGGTCGAGCGCGTGCCGTGGATCGCGCGGTTTGGGGTAGACTATCACCTCGCCATCGACGGTATCGCGCTGTGGCTGGTGCTGCTGACGACGTTTCTCACGCCGATCACAATCCTTTCGACGTTCGACTCGGTGCATACGCGCGTGCGGTCGTTCGAGGCGTTCATGCTGGCGCTCGAAACAGGCATGCTCGGCGTGTTCCTGGCGCAAGATCTGTTCCTGTTCTACATTTTCTGGGAGTTTACGCTGGTGCCGATGTATTTCTTGATCGGCATCTGGGGCGGCTCGCGCCGGATCTACGCGACGGTCAAGTTCTTTCTGTACACCTTCGCGGCCTCGGTGCTGATGCTGCTGGCGATCATCGCGCTGTATGTGCTGTGGGGTCGGAACAGCTTTAGCCTGCCCGACATGGTCGCGGCGATTCAGTCGGGGCAGTTCGTGCTCGACCAAAACCTGGCGCGCTGGCTGTTCCTGGCGTTCTTCGCGGCGTTCGCGGTCAAGGTGCCGCTGTGGCCGTTCCACTCGTGGCTGCCCGACGCGCACACCGAAGCGCCGACGGCAGGCTCGGTGATCCTGGCGGGCGTGCTGCTGAAGCTCGGCGGCTACGGCTTTATCCGCTTCAACCTCCAGCTCTTTCCTGAGGCGTCGCGCTACTTTGCGTTTGCGATCGGCGTGCTGGCAGTGATCGGCATCATCTACGGCGCGTGGATCGCCTACGCCCAGACCGACATCAAGAAGCTGGTCGCCTACTCGTCGGTGTCGCATCTGGGCTTTGTGATGCTCGGCATCTTCGCGCTCAACCCGATCGGCATCCATGGCGCGATCCTGCAAATGGTCAATCATGGCCTGTCGACCGGCGCGCTCTTCTTGATCGTGGGCATGATCTACGAGCGCCGCCACACGCGCGAGATCGATGCATTCGGCGGGCTGTGGAAGGTGATGCCGGTCTATACGGGCATGTCGCTGCTGATCATCATGTCGTCGATCGGCCTGCCCGCGCTCAACGGCTTTGTGGGCGAGGCGACGATCATGTTCGGCACGCTCAGCTCGCAAGTGCTGGGCTGGGAGTTCGCGGCCTTTGGTCTGCTCGGCGTGATCCTGTCGGCGGTCTATCTGCTCTGGATGTTCCGCCGCGTGATGATGGGCGATGTCAACCAGGCGACCGAGAAGATGCGCGATGCGACCCGTCTGGAGATTGCGATGCTGGTGCCGGTGATCGCGCTGATCATCCTGATCGGACTGTATCCGA